AAACTTCGAATGTGGATGAACATAATAGTGATGAACCTTTGAATGTTGATGTAAATAATAATGATGAACCTTTGAATGCTAACGAAAATAATAGCGATGAACCTTTGAATGTAGACGAAACTATAAATTTAGATGATCCAAGTGAATGGAGTGTTATTAATGCTAATTTAAGAGATTTGCTTGTAGAAAAGGGACCGGTAAAGATTTATGATTATGATTTTCCAAAAGATGAATATTCTAGAAACTTTAGCTCTTCTTTTTATATGCAAAAAATGGCAAATGGGAAAAAATACGAAAGAAAATGGTTGCTTTACTCAATAAAGTTAGATAGGGTATTTTGTTTTTGTTGCAAATTATTTGATGTGAATTCTTGTAAAAGTAAATTAGCAAAAGGAGGTAGTAAGGATTGGAGAAATATGAATGATAAACTAAAAAAGCATGAATCAAGTAAAGAACATATTATGAATATGAGCAAATGGTTTGAGTTAGAATCAAGATTAGCGAAAAATAATACAATTGATAAAGAAACTCAAATTCTTATAAATAAAGATAAGGAACATTGGAAAGATGTACTTAAAAGAATTATTGGCGTTGTAAAAACTTTTGGCATGAACAATATACCATTTCGTGGAGATAATGAGAAACTTTATGAAAAAAACAATGGTAATTTTTTAGCTATTGTTCAAATGATTgcagaatttgatctcgtaatgAAAGAACATGTTAGACGAATAAAGAACAAAGAAATCTACAATCATTATCTTGGTCATAATATGCAAAACGAACTAATTAGTTTATTAGCATgtgaagttaaaaataaaattgttAACAAAGTTAAGGAAGCTAAATATTTTTCAGTTATACTTGATTGCACACCCGATACTAGTCATAAAGAACAAATGTCAATTATTTTACGATGCTTAGATATCTCATCAACACCGATTGAAGTTAAAGAatatttttttgaatttattATAGTAGATGATACAACCGGTAAAGGTCTATTTGATGCTATGGTTGAAGAAATTAGTAATATAGGACTTGACATAAATAATATTAGAGGACAAGGCTATGACAATGGTTCAAATATGAAAGGAAAGCATCAAGGTGTTCAAAAAAGATTGTTAGATATTAATCCTAGAGCCTTTTATACACCATGTGGTTGTCATAGTTTAAATTTAGTTCTTTGTGATATGGCTAATTCTTGTACAAAAGCTCGTGAGTTTCTTGGAATTATACAACGTACTTATACAATTTTTGCTTCATCAACCAAAAGGTGGAAAATACTACAAGATTGTTTACCAAAATTAACTCTAAAACCTTTATCACAAACACGTTGGGAAAGTAGGGTAGAAAGTGTTAAGGCAATTAGATATCAAGCACCACAAATAAAAAAGGCACTTATGAAATTATATAGTGATGATGATGCAAAATTTCTAAGTGAAGCTAAATCCTTGGCCGATTTTGAATTCGATAAGTTTGAATTTTTATTAGGAATAGTTATTTGGTATGAAATTTTGTGTGCTATTAATCGTGTTAGCAAGAGCTTACAGGAAAAAGATATGTGTATTGATAGTGCTATAAAAAAATTAGATGGCCTTTTGTGTTATTTTGAAAATTATAGAGAAAATGGATTCGAAAATGCTATTATTGATGCAAAAGAAATCGCTTTAGAGATGGATGTAGAACCTATGTTTCGTGAAAAACGTATCATCCATAGAAATAGACGATTTGATGAAAATGTTGCTAATGAAACTACTAAAACTCCTATTGAATTATTTAAAACCGATTACTTTTTATATATAGTAGATCAAGCTATTTCTTCAATCAAGACTAGATTTGATCAATTTAAAATGTTTGAAAGTATTTTTGGTTTTCTATTTAGTATAAAAAAGCTGAAATTATTGGATGATAATACTTTAAAACAACATTGTATTAAACTTGAAAGTTCTCTAAAACATGATACTAGTATAGATATTGATGGTTTAGATTTATTTGAAGAACTAAAAGTTCTAAGACATATCATACATTTAGAATGTGACACTCCTATTAATATCCTAAACTATATTAACACTTTTAACTCTTTTTCAAATGCGTATATTGCTTATAGGATTATGTTAACTATTCCCGTGACTGTTGCTTCTGCCGAAAGAAGCTTTTCTAaattaaaattgttaaaaaattatttaagATCTACAATGTCACAAGAAAGATTGAATGGATTAGCTACTTTGTCAATTGAAAACGATTTGTTAGAAGAAACTGATTATgaaaattttattaaaaagtttGCATCTGTTAAAGCTAGAAAAGTAAACTTAATCTAAATATATCTTTACACATACAACAAATGTATacgaatacaaaaaaaaaaaaaaatttaactccGCCAACTATAAACTATTTAGTTTATTTTGTCGGTCCCAAGCCCGGATAAAGGAGGAGGGTTTTTATCAAATAGTCTTTTATAAAGGTATGTTTTTCATTCTTAGCTGTactactagtttttttttttttttttttttttttttttttaatttaaggcCTCAACTTTGTATTTCGCTTgaggccaccaaaatggttgagccggccctgctTGTTTCTATGATTTGTAATGTAAAATTTAAAAGACGTAAAGATACATAGAAAAATAGGGGGTACAACGGTTACCTTAATTGCCAAGAGAGACTGATTGGAAAATAAATTCTTCAAAACGTAAAGATGAACCATTGAGTAACCCGTTGAAGTAAAGCATGAGTAGCAAGCCAGCAACACAAGATGCACCCATTTTTTTTATGAGTGGCCTGAACAGAGGGGGGACTATGGTCAAGTCTGAATGGAGCTGGTGGCAAGAGAACATTTTCCACAACTAATTTCCCATGTCTATGGCTCTTGAATACTTTGTGATTCTAGTATAATCTATTGAAAATTACAAATTCAAAACTAAATTAGCTATGGGTTCATAACCATAACAAATTcgaattaaaatataataaaaaagtgGAATAAAATACAAATTAAGGTTCCAGTGATACCTAATTGGTTAAAATCGGATGTCATGGTGAAGACGGCTACGTCATTAAGCAAGAAGGTGGTTGTTTTCGAGGGTGAGAACAATCTTCATCATTGAGATAGTCATATTAAGATCAAGAGAAGGAAGTCTTATGAAGCAAAAGCAACAGCAAAGTAAAGTTTCTTAATAATTTTCAGCTGAAAACATCCGTATCATCCAAGATGCAAGATATAAGAagtaaattatattatttatCGATCGTTTACAAAATTATAACAAACCTTAAAATCCTGTGTGATTCTCTGTAAAGTTAGTCGTTAAGATCACCAACTTTAAACATCTCCCTGCCATGGGCTTGAGCAATCACATCATCTAGTAATATGCATTTTAGAATAAAACTACTTTCACCTACTGTTGGTGATGACAAACCACCAAAATTAATAGTTCTAAGCAATATACTACCTCACTAATAAATATAAATACCTTAACAGAGCTAAAATTCAATAACTAAAAGAAGCCCTAACCTATCTTTGTTGGTGTCTTGTTGCATCAAATCAAACCCCTATCACAAACCCAATGTGACCTCTGAATATTGGGTTAAACATGGTATttatgtgacacttcggattttcccgggaaaccttttAATGTAACCTACGTGTATATGtgtttttgaatgaaaatttgaactattgtgttacgtgttatgtgtatttatgtatatgtgtatatagacATACATGTGTGTGTTATATATTAGAGCCGAAacctcaacccgactcgagaccatgctcggTCTCGAATGAACAGTAGCagttgggccggttagggccttgtgaccgagaacccaacccggaacccccTAGCCCCAACTCGAGATCTTATATAACCCAACCCTCACACCCCTTTTGCCTCTTTTACTACACTCATCTCACTCACCCTCATCATTCTTCTCCAAAACCCTTACAAACACCAACATCCACCATCACCTTCTTCCTCCTACTCGGAACCAAGCTCTCGGATCAACCGACAACAAGAACACCTCGGCTCTAGCTCGGAATCACCAACCGGAAGCTCactcatcgatccatcatacccaCACACCTTATATCTCTATCGGTTAGTGTTATTATGTTCACTAGGTGTTTTGTTGCATaatgatgataaattgccttgaCATGTTTGCATGATTGTTGGTTATTTAGTTGATGTTGTTGATTATTACTCTTGTTTGAGAAAATAGAGTGTTTTCCGGTTGTTACGATGTTTGGTTAAATGCTTGGTTAGATCGATTATTGTTATATGTTTCGGATCATGTTAATAAATAAAAGGATATGTTATATTGTTTAGGTTGAATGGTTTTGTATTCCGAATGATATTAAGGGTTTGGTTAGAGGGTTTATACATAAATTTTGGGATGATTATtgatgaatgtggtttgaatgtTGCTTGAATGTGAAGAACATGGTTGAAGATCATAAGATATTTTGAAAATGCTTTGATTGATCCGATTTAGACACAAAATAGACAAACAGACATGTTAGTGTGGATAGTACACAATTtgcatgaaaatgcaattctattggtcagtacattgcaggttctagaaggtttgttgtgcacgtaatcacggttgcgagtcgcaacctttggttgctactcgagaccacatcaagctttgtcgagacctcccagttgcgagtcgcaatcaacacgagtcgaatccggttgcgagtcgtaaccactgttGACAAGTCGGAAccgctggttgcgagtcggaacctctggttgcgagtcgtaaccaaaacgtgataaaccgagacctcggttgcgagtcgtaaccttggttgcgagtcgcaaccacccttgtctcgactggactattttgactgttgggctttctgttgactgggctacgtgatgttgctgctgattgtatgtatagggctgacccaataacccaactgtttgtgtattcgcatgttatacgtgtttgctatatgtgtttgccatacgtgttcgctatgtgttacttgtacccgacttgactcatatttggtaaccatgttaggacgtggtgaccaacatacttgaccgggtaaaaatatctaccgagcaacccaaggtgagttcacaacttaaaagcatgtgtcccggtggtttgggacacgagactaaaacaaccctatccccttgtaaaggggataccatttacattccttccctagttattgggaacaaacttacttttccttcccttgtcattgggaaaccttttagttaattactgtttatacggaatgcaaccaaacggcactaaacgcaactctatcactcaagtccctactacataataccgattagtcgccggggccaggcgaacgggttattagttgatagcgctatttaggttttaccaacctcacaccgtgccatggtatgggatcggtcgtgaactaatgtactcaggcatccgtcaatgatgatagaacattgacatcggggcatcctgcggaaacgcaaacggttacctagtgttcggtattggaaaaacagtttagtcgctaacttttggggtagctccccatggcatgtataaacggataaattaactggtgaaataAGTTTTTGgtaactaaaactggacaactagtggactcactcagcattattgttgaccccttactgcatgctttgcaggtaaccagtgacgaaggagcttgctgcttgggaacgagtagtgtctgtccacccttgtgttgggtgttaccttattttgaactacgaactttgtttaaactaccttacttatgcttccgctacttagtactgtttgaacttgaaaccttaaactctgaacttgatatttgctaatcttatggttagtaagtattacttttgttatcaatttaattattcagtataattggtggctggatcctggtcagtcacgccctcgaagcgggtgttatccgcgggtggattttgggggtgtgacaatttaggATGGATCAATGTGTGTAAACAACACAACATAGGCCGAACGTTTTTTTAAACAGAACAATGGAACAAAAACCCTTGAAAATCATGCACTAAAACACATATAATAGATTAACATGTCGCAAGAACCTGCATATTTTACTCACTATTAATCGCTTCTGGATCAAAAAGGAGCAACTTAAAGCATTAAAATGAAGATAATGAAAAAGAAGCATGAAAGACTCAAATTTAAATTACGACTATGAAACTAAACTTGAACATAATCATACCAGAAATGTATTTGCAGAATCAACTGAATCATATAAAGTTACAAAGGCCCtacacatctatttatagtaaataGATTAGGTTTATCCGAAAACATGGCACTTAATT
This DNA window, taken from Helianthus annuus cultivar XRQ/B unplaced genomic scaffold, HanXRQr2.0-SUNRISE HanXRQChr00c139, whole genome shotgun sequence, encodes the following:
- the LOC110919935 gene encoding zinc finger MYM-type protein 1-like; translation: MSNRYRRHESGHSKRKKKQKLEAQMESLKGSLLNDITTVKDNNSDEPLKVDDLSIDDPLNVDEHNSDEPLNVDEHNSDEPLNVDEHNSDETSNVDEHNSDEPLNVDVNNNDEPLNANENNSDEPLNVDETINLDDPSEWSVINANLRDLLVEKGPVKIYDYDFPKDEYSRNFSSSFYMQKMANGKKYERKWLLYSIKLDRVFCFCCKLFDVNSCKSKLAKGGSKDWRNMNDKLKKHESSKEHIMNMSKWFELESRLAKNNTIDKETQILINKDKEHWKDVLKRIIGVVKTFGMNNIPFRGDNEKLYEKNNGNFLAIVQMIAEFDLVMKEHVRRIKNKEIYNHYLGHNMQNELISLLACEVKNKIVNKVKEAKYFSVILDCTPDTSHKEQMSIILRCLDISSTPIEVKEYFFEFIIVDDTTGKGLFDAMVEEISNIGLDINNIRGQGYDNGSNMKGKHQGVQKRLLDINPRAFYTPCGCHSLNLVLCDMANSCTKAREFLGIIQRTYTIFASSTKRWKILQDCLPKLTLKPLSQTRWESRVESVKAIRYQAPQIKKALMKLYSDDDAKFLSEAKSLADFEFDKFEFLLGIVIWYEILCAINRVSKSLQEKDMCIDSAIKKLDGLLCYFENYRENGFENAIIDAKEIALEMDVEPMFREKRIIHRNRRFDENVANETTKTPIELFKTDYFLYIVDQAISSIKTRFDQFKMFESIFGFLFSIKKLKLLDDNTLKQHCIKLESSLKHDTSIDIDGLDLFEELKVLRHIIHLECDTPINILNYINTFNSFSNAYIAYRIMLTIPVTVASAERSFSKLKLLKNYLRSTMSQERLNGLATLSIENDLLEETDYENFIKKFASVKARKVNLI